Proteins from a genomic interval of Rhizobium sp. SL42:
- a CDS encoding amidohydrolase family protein, which yields MTLVRPLSGRKPKIALPKGAIDTQMHAYLPGFAAIEGGPPLPAGELPSPSQYREFMKWIGIDRVIVTQGNAHQRDNHNLIACLKDFGDLAWGVAAVNGQATEAELDELSDGRVIGLRIMDLPGGGVDLSHLEAVDAIASSRNWMLAVQFDGSNIVDHESRLSRLKSRWVLDHHGKFFCGVTPDSPQVKAAKRLIDRGNCWFKFAGAYESSKSGAPDFSDVAAVAQAIAAHAPERIVWGSNWPHNLAKTQADYPDDAALTDTILGWLADDAARHLALVDNPEQLFGLEPRGNKGT from the coding sequence ATGACGCTCGTTCGCCCCCTTTCCGGCCGCAAACCCAAGATCGCGCTCCCGAAAGGGGCGATCGACACCCAGATGCACGCCTATCTGCCGGGTTTCGCCGCGATCGAAGGTGGCCCCCCTCTGCCGGCCGGCGAACTGCCAAGTCCGTCGCAGTACCGCGAATTCATGAAATGGATCGGGATCGACCGGGTTATCGTGACCCAGGGCAATGCGCATCAACGCGACAACCACAACCTGATCGCCTGCCTGAAGGACTTCGGTGATCTCGCCTGGGGTGTGGCGGCGGTCAATGGTCAGGCAACCGAAGCCGAACTCGATGAGCTGTCCGATGGGCGTGTGATCGGCCTGCGGATCATGGACCTGCCCGGCGGTGGCGTCGACCTGAGCCATCTGGAAGCAGTCGATGCGATTGCATCAAGTCGCAACTGGATGCTCGCCGTGCAATTCGACGGCAGCAATATCGTCGACCACGAATCCCGCCTGTCCCGGTTGAAATCGCGCTGGGTGCTTGATCACCATGGCAAATTCTTCTGCGGCGTTACACCGGATAGCCCGCAGGTCAAGGCAGCCAAGCGCCTCATCGATCGCGGCAATTGCTGGTTCAAGTTTGCCGGCGCCTACGAATCGTCGAAGTCCGGTGCACCCGATTTCTCCGATGTCGCAGCCGTTGCCCAGGCCATTGCAGCCCATGCTCCGGAGAGAATCGTCTGGGGGTCGAACTGGCCGCATAATCTCGCAAAGACACAAGCGGACTATCCCGACGACGCTGCCCTGACCGACACAATTCTTGGCTGGCTGGCCGATGATGCCGCTCGCCATCTCGCACTCGTGGACAATCCCGAGCAACTCTTCGGCCTTGAACCAAGGGGGAACAAGGGGACCTGA
- a CDS encoding TRAP transporter substrate-binding protein → MKTAAMLSLVMGLTLGAGALNAQEITLRSADIHPDGYPTVDAVKYMGELVSQKTNGRVKIEVMNNAALGAEKDTIEQTRFGVIEMNRVNSAPFNNLVPETVVFGLPFLFRDTDHMHKVVDGPIGDEVLAAFEPHGLIGLAFYDSGARSFYSTKKPIEKLADLKGMKVRVQQSDLWIAMMEAFGANPTPMPFGEVYSSLETGVVDAAENNWPSYESSRHFEVAKNYTLTEHSLTPEILVISKITWDKLTPEDQKVIRESAKESVGKMRELWQAREKASEEKIRASGANIITVDKAEFSAAMQPVYDKFITDPKMKDLVTRVQEVK, encoded by the coding sequence ATGAAAACTGCCGCAATGCTGAGCCTCGTCATGGGGCTGACACTGGGTGCCGGCGCGCTGAACGCGCAAGAGATCACCCTGCGTTCCGCCGATATCCATCCCGATGGTTATCCGACCGTGGACGCTGTGAAATACATGGGCGAACTGGTGTCCCAAAAGACCAATGGCCGGGTCAAGATCGAGGTCATGAACAATGCGGCGCTCGGTGCCGAAAAGGACACGATCGAGCAGACCCGCTTCGGCGTCATCGAGATGAACCGCGTCAACAGCGCGCCGTTCAACAACCTGGTTCCTGAAACCGTCGTCTTCGGCCTGCCCTTCCTGTTTCGCGATACCGATCACATGCACAAGGTGGTGGATGGCCCGATCGGCGACGAAGTGCTTGCGGCCTTCGAACCGCACGGCCTGATCGGCCTCGCCTTCTACGATTCCGGTGCGCGCTCGTTCTATTCGACCAAGAAGCCGATCGAAAAGCTCGCCGATCTGAAGGGCATGAAGGTACGTGTCCAGCAGTCCGATCTGTGGATCGCGATGATGGAAGCCTTCGGTGCCAACCCGACCCCCATGCCGTTCGGCGAAGTCTATTCCTCGCTTGAAACCGGTGTCGTGGATGCCGCCGAAAACAACTGGCCGTCCTACGAATCCTCGCGCCACTTCGAAGTGGCGAAGAACTACACCCTGACCGAACATTCCCTGACCCCGGAAATCCTGGTCATCTCCAAGATCACCTGGGACAAGCTGACACCGGAAGACCAGAAGGTCATCCGCGAATCCGCCAAGGAATCGGTCGGCAAGATGCGTGAACTGTGGCAGGCCCGCGAAAAGGCATCGGAAGAAAAGATCCGCGCCTCGGGAGCCAATATCATCACCGTCGACAAGGCCGAATTCTCCGCAGCAATGCAGCCTGTCTATGACAAGTTCATCACCGACCCCAAGATGAAGGACCTGGTCACCCGGGTCCAGGAAGTCAAGTAA
- a CDS encoding TRAP transporter small permease → MLRFMTAVRPALARLSQFCLYISGIGLVAMTLIIGWQIFGRYVLNDTPSWSEPLSLMLMSWFIMLGSAVGVRESVHLGLDFVRHGASPAIQKIMDLVSLGLIVLFGVAMSYYGFLLAAGTWTATIPVLGLPGGVDFFPLIVGGAIIAIFAAERFIDVSIGEKIAATVVVQEAA, encoded by the coding sequence ATGTTGCGCTTTATGACGGCTGTGCGCCCGGCTCTCGCACGCCTTAGCCAGTTCTGCCTGTATATCTCTGGCATCGGCCTTGTCGCGATGACCTTGATCATCGGATGGCAGATCTTCGGTCGCTATGTTCTGAACGATACGCCGAGTTGGTCCGAGCCGCTGTCGCTGATGTTGATGTCGTGGTTCATCATGCTGGGCTCTGCCGTGGGGGTCCGTGAAAGCGTGCATCTCGGCCTCGATTTTGTCCGTCACGGAGCGTCTCCGGCAATTCAGAAGATCATGGACCTGGTGAGCCTCGGCTTGATCGTCCTGTTTGGCGTCGCGATGAGCTACTACGGCTTTCTTCTCGCTGCCGGTACCTGGACAGCAACCATTCCGGTCCTCGGTCTGCCCGGCGGCGTCGACTTCTTCCCGCTGATCGTCGGCGGCGCCATCATCGCCATCTTTGCCGCCGAACGCTTCATAGATGTTTCCATCGGCGAGAAAATCGCTGCCACCGTTGTTGTGCAGGAGGCTGCGTGA